In one window of Helianthus annuus cultivar XRQ/B chromosome 17, HanXRQr2.0-SUNRISE, whole genome shotgun sequence DNA:
- the LOC110924948 gene encoding uncharacterized protein LOC110924948 translates to MNLATTNIRGAGRSSEAKASMIRRLIKENNVAFYAIQETQLSSITNYQIGRLWDNSAVDFAIADAVGRSGGLISVWNPTVFNANLRIIKQNFIIIGGKVTGVDGDFFIVNIYAPNDDSRRKHLWHELLEVRESFEGFFVFLGDFNEVRFQEERLNSVFNPNNALAFNNFISLAGLSEYNMGGAKFTYINPDGSKKSKLDRIFVCDGFMDKWPNAKQSALPRGKLDHRPLILQVNIDDFGPTPFRFFNTWLLDPELADVVKSVTSSRLMVHSHGLSLAGNLKSLKDSIKDWRRKKKEVDNKLIVNAKTLVNNLEVKAESGPLNEEEKRQDLTQLNTSLTGNQRGWKN, encoded by the coding sequence ATGAACCTCGCAACTACAAATATTAGAGGGGCGGGCAGATCTTCTGAAGCTAAGGCATCGATGATCAGAAGACTGATAAAGGAGAATAATGTAGCATTTTATGCTATACAGGAGACGCAACTTTCAAGCATCACCAATTATCAAATCGGCAGGCTTTGGGATAATTCAGCAGTGGATTTCGCCATAGCAGATGCCGTTGGGCGTTCGGGAGGTTTGATTTCTGTATGGAATCCTACTGTTTTCAACGCTAATTTGAGAAttataaaacaaaattttatCATTATTGGTGGAAAAGTTACTGGAGTAGATGGTGACTTCTTCATTGTTAACATCTATGCCCCGAACGATGATAGTAGACGTAAACATCTTTGGCATGAATTACTGGAAGTGAGGGAGTCATTTGAAGGTTTTTTCGTTTTCCTTGGCGATTTCAACGAGGTGCGGTTTCAGGAAGAAAGGTTAAACTCAGTCTTTAACCCGAATAATGCCTTGGCGTTCAATAACTTCATAAGTTTGGCTGGCCTTTCAGAGTATAACATGGGTGGAGCGAAATTCACATACATAAATCCAGACGGGTCGAAAAAGAGTAAGCTCGATAGAATCTTCGTATGTGACGGGTTTATGGATAAATGGCCAAACGCTAAGCAATCGGCACTGCCTAGAGGAAAACTGGATCATAGACCTCTCATCCTTCAGGTCAATATTGACGACTTCGGCCCAACTCCTTTCCGGTTCTTTAATACCTGGCTACTAGACCCGGAATTGGCCGACGTGGTCAAATCAGTTACGTCCAGTAGACTTATGGTTCACTCTCATGGGCTAAGTTTGGCGGGTAATCTTAAAAGTTTAAAGGATAGCATTAAGGATTGGAGGAGAAAGAAAAAGGAGGTGGATAACAAACTGATTGTTAACGCTAAAACCTTAGTTAATAATTTGGAAGTAAAAGCGGAATCGGGACCCCTAAATGAGGAGGAAAAAAGGCAAGATTTGACGCAATTGAATACATCGTTGACTGGGAATCAAAGAGGTTGGAAGAACTAA